A stretch of the Musa acuminata AAA Group cultivar baxijiao chromosome BXJ2-7, Cavendish_Baxijiao_AAA, whole genome shotgun sequence genome encodes the following:
- the LOC103992165 gene encoding photosynthetic NDH subunit of subcomplex B 4, chloroplastic: protein MEAAMGFSAPKPHVRRPAIHSTTGNLCLLPKAFRSFPASRWTTGLSQCNEGKRQGRSSSWKSNALPDWPLMAVMIEHVANQRDFVVHKSIWHLSDEAMKNVYTMYIMFTCWGCCFFGSTKDPFYDGEEYRKDGGDGTVHWVYEKQEDIEEAARAELWREELIEEIEQKVGGLRELEEAGKQEELVK, encoded by the exons ATGGAGGCAGCAATGGGTTTCTCGGCACCGAAGCCACATGTTCGCAGGCCTGCTATTCATTCAACCACCGGGAACCTGTGCTTGCTCCCAAAAGCA TTTAGAAGTTTTCCGGCCTCCAGGTGGACCACTGGCTTGTCGCAG TGTAATGAGGGGAAGAGGCAGGGAAGGAGCTCTTCGTGGAAGTCGAATGCTCTCCCGGATTGGCCTCTGATGGCCGTGATGATAGAGCATGTGGCGAATCAGAGGGACTTTGTGGTGCACAAGTCAATTTGGCATCTCAGCGATGAAGCTATGAAGAACGTTT ACACCATGTACATCATGTTCACCTGCTGGGGATGCTGTTTCTTTGGATCCACGAAA GATCCTTTCTACGACGGAGAGGAGTATCGCAAAGATGGAGGAGATGGAACTGTGCACTGGGTCTATGAAAAG CAAGAAGACATCGAAGAAGCTGCAAGAGCAGAGCTATGGAGGGAGGAGTTGATCGAAGAAATTGAGCAAAAGGTTGGAGGGCTGCGGGAGCTGGAAGAAGCTGGAAAACAAGAGGAGCTTGTCAAGTGA
- the LOC103992166 gene encoding transcription factor MYB106: MYEDLALVRPFMLHHSHSLCHWHSSSTIKTPLLGLAAGEDLSEMGRSPCCEKIGLKKGPWTPEEDQKLLAYIEKHGHGSWRALPAKAGLQRCGKSCRLRWTNYLRPDIKRGEFSLQEEQTIIQLHALLGNRWSAIATHLPKRTDNEIKNYWNTHLKKRLAKMGIDPCTHKAKIDTLSSANGHPKKVANLSHMAQWESARLEAEARLARESKLRAASNSTILPQQQQMGTSSSSSSTTPLPPAPVNPWLEAWSAKPATQGERIDLESPTSTLSLAENWLPIMASGTELVDGNAPAEAAATHQEGENLEPEDAGWKCVAKDRVDCFTGFSMEAFGSEAPWLSEPYTSQAGYSWGQLGAGFTAMLLGDSGGQNTSDSCVQEEEEEATGLVEREGNKTYWNTILNSVNSSSSSNSPPVFYH; encoded by the exons ATGTATGAAGACCTTGCTTTGGTGCGCCCATTTATGCTTCACCATTCCCACTCCCTCTGTCACTGGCATTCGAGTTCCACCATAAAGACTCCACTTCTTGGCCTTGCTGCAGGTGAAGATCTGAGTGAGATGGGTAGATCGCCTTGCTGTGAGAAGATTGGGCTGAAGAAAGGACCTTGGACTCCCGAGGAAGACCAGAAGCTGCTCGCCTACATTGAGAAGCACGGGCACGGGAGCTGGAGAGCGCTGCCCGCCAAAGCCG GACTGCAGAGGTGTGGGAAGAGTTGCAGGTTGAGGTGGACCAATTACCTTCGGCCGGACATCAAGAGGGGGGAATTCAGCCTCCAGGAGGAGCAGACCATCATCCAACTCCATGCTCTCCTTGGTAACAG GTGGTCCGCAATTGCCACCCATCTACCCAAGAGAACAGACaatgagatcaagaactactggaacacccatCTGAAGAAGCGACTGGCCAAGATGGGAATTGATCCCTGCACCCACAAGGCCAAGATCGACACGCTGAGCTCCGCCAACGGCCACCCCAAGAAGGTTGCCAACCTCAGCCACATGGCTCAGTGGGAGAGCGCACGCCTCGAAGCCGAGGCCCGCCTCGCGAGGGAGTCGAAGCTCCGTGCAGCATCCAATTCCACAATCCTaccgcagcagcagcagatgggaacctcttcttcctcgtccTCCACGACCCCTCTGCCGCCAGCTCCTGTCAACCCATGGCTGGAAGCCTGGTCCGCGAAGCCGGCTACTCAGGGCGAAAGGATCGACCTGGAGTCGCCCACCTCCACGTTGAGCTTGGCGGAGAACTGGCTGCCGATCATGGCGTCAGGCACTGAGCTGGTGGACGGCAATGCACCGGCCGAGGCAGCGGCGACCCATCAAGAAGGTGAGAATCTGGAGCCAGAAGACGCGGGGTGGAAATGCGTAGCGAAGGATAGGGTGGACTGCTTCACAGGTTTCTCCATGGAGGCCTTCGGCAGCGAGGCGCCATGGCTTTCGGAACCATACACTTCGCAAGCAGGGTATTCATGGGGCCAATTAGGAGCAGGTTTCACTGCAATGCTGCTGGGTGACTCCGGGGGCCAGAATACTTCCGACTCCTGCGtccaagaggaagaggaggaggcgacCGGACTAGTGGAGCGAGAGGGGAACAAGACCTACTGGAACACCATTCTCAACTCGGTCAACTCTTCGTCCTCCTCCAACTCTCCCCCGGTATTCTACCACTGA
- the LOC135617539 gene encoding 1-aminocyclopropane-1-carboxylate oxidase-like, with protein MDSFPVIDMEKLLGRERGAAMEILRDACEKWGFFEILNHGISHYLMDEVEKVNKEQYNKCREQKFNEFANKALENADSEIDHLDWESTFFLRHLPVSNISEIPDLDDQYRKAMKEFAAAIEKLAERLLDLLGENLELEKGYLKKAFSNGSKGPTFGTKVSSYPPCPRPDLVKGLRAHTDAGGIILLFQDDQVSGLQFLKDGEWLDVPPMRHAIVVNLGDQLEVITNGKYKSVVHRVVAQTDGNRMSIASFYNPGSDAVIFPAPALVEKEAEEKKEVYPRFVFEDYMKLYVGHKFQAKEPRFEAMKAMEAVATHPIATS; from the exons ATGGATTCCTTTCCGGTTATCGACATGGAGAAGCTTTTGGGAAGGGAGAGAGGAGCAGCCATGGAGATCCTCCGAGATGCTTGCGAGAAATGGGGCTTCTTTGAG ATTTTAAACCATGGCATCTCACATTACCTCATGGATGAAGTGGAGAAGGTGAACAAAGAACAGTACAACAAATGCAGGGAGCAAAAGTTCAACGAGTTCGCCAACAAAGCACTGGAAAACGCCGACTCAGAAATCGATCACCTCGACTGGGAAAGCACCTTTTTCCTGCGTCATCTCCCCGTCTCCAACATTTCTGAGATCCCCGATCTTGATGACCAGTATAG GAAGGCGATGAAGGAATTTGCTGCAGCGATAGAGAAGCTGGCAGAGCGGCTGCTCGACTTGCTGGGTGAGAACCTGGAGCTGGAGAAGGGGTACCTGAAGAAAGCCTTCTCTAATGGATCCAAGGGGCCAACCTTTGGGACCAAGGTCAGCAGCTACCCGCCATGCCCGCGCCCGGACCTGGTGAAGGGCCTGAGGGCGCACACCGACGCCGGAGGCATCATCTTGCTCTTCCAGGACGACCAGGTCAGCGGCCTGCAGTTCCTCAAGGACGGCGAGTGGCTGGACGTGCCCCCCATGCGCCACGCCATCGTCGTCAACCTCGGCGACCAGCTCGAG GTAATCACCAATGGCAAGTACAAGAGCGTGGTGCACCGCGTGGTGGCTCAGACTGATGGCAACAGGATGTCGATTGCCTCCTTCTACAACCCCGGGAGCGACGCTGTGATCTTCCCGGCCCCCGCTCTTGTGGAGAAGGAAgcagaggagaagaaggaggtcTATCCGAGGTTCGTGTTCGAGGATTACATGAAGCTCTACGTCGGGCATAAGTTCCAGGCCAAGGAGCCAAGATTCGAAGCCATGAAAGCCATGGAAGCAGTTGCCACCCACCCAATCGCTACCTCTTAA
- the LOC103992250 gene encoding uncharacterized protein LOC103992250 — protein MDSSPPSHARSDQDSLPTASAAPDQTIADGGTTVAADDGGEEKKGEANGGSEVEEECGFCLFMKGGGCKDAFVAWEKCMQEAEKRDEDIVDKCSEAAALLKRCMDAHPDYYEPILRAEQALADSAAAAAANDRDSEDEKKKGKHS, from the coding sequence ATGGATTCTTCTCCTCCCTCGCATGCCAGATCCGATCAAGATTCGCTACCGACCGCCTCCGCAGCTCCGGACCAGACGATCGCGGACGGGGGAACAACGGTGGCGGCGGACGAcggaggagaggagaagaagggaGAAGCGAATGGAGGAAGCGAAGTAGAGGAGGAGTGCGGTTTCTGCCTCTTCATGAAGGGCGGCGGGTGCAAGGATGCCTTTGTCGCGTGGGAGAAATGTATGCAGGAAGCCGAGAAGCGCGACGAGGACATCGTCGACAAATGCTCCGAGGCCGCGGCCCTCCTCAAGAGGTGCATGGACGCCCACCCCGACTATTATGAGCCCATCCTCCGAGCCGAGCAAGCTCTGGCCGACTCTGCTGCTGCCGCGGCCGCCAATGATCGTGACTCGGAGGAtgagaagaagaaagggaagcaTTCGTGA
- the LOC135616392 gene encoding vegetative cell wall protein gp1-like — protein MAKDAADSKPLGVCERLFNALSFNAAFRPLRRLTFHKQPATADHSDYGMNGLKTDHSPATATKPKPAKLPEPDAIALPPSAKPRAATAKEQLQKVDPPPPTTDKPIPLPVPPPLATTYKPGSTTVPRAPEKAVPMPAPPAAVAEPQPVPPTAAVTRTKTINNKAAEFIQSSRRKIRSGSFATTPTVK, from the coding sequence ATGGCAAAGGATGCAGCAGACTCCAAGCCATTGGGCGTGTGCGAAAGGCTCTTCAATGCCCTCAGCTTCAATGCAGCATTTCGGCCCCTCCGTCgcctaactttccacaagcaacccGCCACCGCCGACCACTCCGACTATGGCATGAACGGCCTCAAGACCGATCACAGTCCTGCTACTGCAACGAAGCCAAAACCAGCTAAACTACCAGAACCCGACGCCATCGCCCTGCCTCCGTCAGCAAAGCCTCGAGCAGCAACGGCGAAAGAACAGCTTCAGAAGGTTGACCCACCACCTCCAACGACAGATAAGCCTATACCTCTTCCAGTTCCACCTCCCCTTGCCACTACCTACAAACCTGGGAGTACAACAGTGCCAAGAGCTCCAGAGAAAGCAGTTCCCATGCCAGCACCACCGGCAGCAGTGGCTGAACCGCAGCCAGTGCCACCGACTGCAGCGGTGACGAGGACGAAGACCATCAACAACAAGGCCGCAGAGTTTATCCAGAGCTCAAGGAGAAAGATCAGGTCTGGGTCCTTCGCAACGACGCCCACTGTGAAGTGA
- the LOC103992168 gene encoding E3 ubiquitin-protein ligase SP1, which yields MIPWGGLGCCASAAALYLLGRNSGRDANVLRSVTRVNQLKDLAVLLDTACKVLPLVVTVTGRVGSETPINCEQSGLRGVIVEETAEQHFLKHNDAGSWIQDSALMLSMSKEVPWYLDDGSGRVYVVGARGATGLVLTVASEVFEDSGRSLVRGTLDYLQGLKMLGVKRTERILPTGTALTIVGEAVKDDVGKIRIQRPHKGPFYVSPKNIDQLIVNLGKWARWYQFASMGFTVFGVFLLAKHALQYILERRRRRELQKRVLSAAAARQARDAEGSNQESEKLSDNMKKDHLMLDICVICLEQEYNAVFVPCGHMCCCTTCSSHLTSCPLCRKRIDQVVKTFRH from the exons ATGATTCCATGGGGTGGATTGGGCTGCTGCGCAAGTGCAGCTGCGCTGTATCTCTTGGGGCGGAACAGCGGAAG GGATGCGAATGTTCTCAGATCGGTCACCAGAGTTAACCAACTGAAGGATTTGG CTGTTCTCCTAGATACTGCTTGCAAGGTCCTTCCTCTTGTTGTTACTGTGACTGGACGAGTTGGTTCAGAAACACCTATCAACTGTGAGCAAAGTGGTCTAAGAGGTGTTATAGTTGAGGAAACG GCAGAACAACACTTCTTAAAACATAATGATGCTGGATCCTGGATACAAGATTCTGCTCTGATGCTTTCCATGAGCAAAGAGGTCCCTTGGTACTTG GATGATGGGTCTGGACGTGTCTATGTTGTTGGTGCTCGAGGTGCTACAGGCTTGGTATTAACTGTTGCAAGTGAAGTTTTTGAGGATTCAGGGCGATCTTTGGTCCGTGGGACGCTGGACTACCTACAGGGTCTTAAG ATGCTTGGAGTTAAGCGAACTGAGAGAATCCTTCCTACTGGTACTGCATTGACTATTGTTGGTGAG GCAGTTAaagatgatgttggaaaaatcagGATTCAGCGACCCCACAAAGGGCCATTTTATGTGTCCCCAAAGAACATTGATCAGTTAATTGTAAATCTTGGAAAATGGGCTAG ATGGTACCAATTTGCTTCCATGGGGTTTACAGTCTTTGGGGTCTTTCTGCTTGCAAAGCATGCACTGCAGTATATTTTGGAGAGGAGGAGACGCCGGGAGTTGCAGAAAAG GGTTCTCAGTGCAGCAGCAGCGCGCCAAGCACGGGATGCTGAAG GATCAAACCAAGAGTCTGAAAAACTGTCAGATAACATGAAGAAGGATCATCTGATGTTAGACATATGTGTGATCTGCCTTGAGCAAGAATATAATGCTGTTTTTGTCCC GTGTGGTCATATGTGCTGCTGCACCACATGCTCTTCACACTTAACTAGCTGCCCACTGTGTCGTAAAAGAATCGATCAAGTTGTCAAGACCTTCCGTCACTGA